One genomic segment of Capricornis sumatraensis isolate serow.1 chromosome X, serow.2, whole genome shotgun sequence includes these proteins:
- the LOC138071229 gene encoding DDB1- and CUL4-associated factor 12-like protein 2 — MAPQQTGSRKRKAPALQEAAAGSSSQVTAAVDGDGPLPLKKPKRPAARRSLVNYLKGREVGARGRARLPGFDGELRGFAVRKLPELLQERELSLGTLNKVFASQWLNVRQVVCGTKCNTLFVVDVQSGQITRIPLMRDRGPPPARAQPGCGIHAIQLNPSKTLLATGGENPNSLAIYQLPTLDPLCLGDRHGHKDWIFAIAWMSDTVAVSGSRDGTLALWKIDPDIFQGSIAWHSDAGLPVYAHIRPRDVENIPRASTNPSNRKVRALAFSAKNQELGAVSLDGYFHLWKARSTLSRLLSIRLPYCRENVCLTYCDELSLYAVGSQSHVSFLDPRQRQQNIRPLCSREGGTGVRSLSFYEHIITVGTGHGSLLFYDVRAQKFLEERASVSLYSSPGHAGRKLKLTCGRGWLNHDDLWVNYFGGIGEFPNALYTHCYNWPEMKLFVAGGPLPSGLHGNYAGLWS, encoded by the coding sequence ATGGCCCCGCAGCAAACAGGTAGCAGGAAGCGGAAAGCGCCCGCGCTCCAGGAGGCCGCCGCGGGCTCGTCGTCTCAGGTCACCGCGGCGGTGGACGGGGACGGGCCGCTGCCGCTCAAGAAGCCCAAGCGGCCGGCGGCGCGGCGTTCGCTGGTGAACTACCTGAAGGGGCGCGAGGTGGGCGCGCGGGGCCGCGCCAGGCTCCCGGGCTTCGATGGCGAGCTGCGCGGCTTCGCGGTGCGGAAGCTCCCCGAGCTGCTGCAGGAGCGCGAGCTGTCCCTGGGCACCCTCAACAAGGTGTTCGCGTCACAGTGGCTGAACGTCAGGCAGGTGGTGTGCGGTACCAAGTGCAATACGCTCTTCGTGGTGGACGTGCAGTCGGGCCAGATAACGCGCATCCCCCTCATGCGGGATCGCGGGCCTCCTCCGGCCCGCGCCCAGCCGGGCTGCGGCATCCATGCCATCCAGCTGAATCCCTCCAAGACGCTGCTGGCCACAGGGGGTGAGAACCCCAACAGCCTTGCCATCTACCAGTTGCCAACGCTGGACCCCCTGTGCCTGGGCGACCGCCACGGCCACAAGGACTGGATCTTCGCCATCGCCTGGATGAGCGACACCGTTGCCGTGAGCGGCTCCCGCGACGGCACCTTGGCGCTCTGGAAGATAGACCCCGACATATTCCAGGGCAGCATTGCCTGGCACAGCGACGCAGGGCTCCCCGTGTACGCCCACATCCGTCCTCGGGATGTGGAGAACATCCCCAGGGCCAGCACCAACCCCAGTAACCGCAAGGTGCGGGCCCTGGCCTTCAGCGCCAAGAACCAGGAGCTGGGAGCCGTGTCCCTGGACGGCTACTTCCACCTGTGGAAAGCCCGGAGCACCCTGTCCAGGCTGCTGTCCATCAGGCTGCCCTACTGCCGAGAGAACGTGTGCCTGACCTACTGCGATGAGTTGTCCCTCTATGCGGTGGGCTCCCAGTCCCATGTCTCTTTCCTGGATCCGCGGCAGCGCCAGCAGAACATTCGGCCACTGTGCTCCCGCGAGGGCGGCACGGGTGTGCGCTCCCTGAGCTTCTATGAGCACATCATCACCGTGGGCACCGGCCACGGTTCTCTGCTCTTCTATGACGTCCGCGCGCAGAAGTTCCTGGAGGAGAGGGCCTCGGTCAGCCTGTACTCCTCTCCGGGGCATGCAGGGAGGAAGCTCAAGCTGACCTGTGGCAGAGGCTGGCTCAACCATGATGACCTGTGGGTGAACTACTTCGGTGGCATCGGCGAGTTCCCCAATGCGCTCTACACCCACTGCTACAACTGGCCAGAGATGAAGCTCTTCGTTGCTGGCGGCCCTCTACCTTCAGGCCTCCATGGAAACTATGCAGGCCTCTGGAGCTAA